GGCGGTCCAGGGATCGATCCCGGCGACGATGGCGGTGGCAGCCACGGCAGCGCCCATCGGGAAACTGCCGTCAACGGTCAGATCAGGGAAATCCAGGACCCGGAAAGTCAGGTAGACCCCGAGGGCGACCAATCCGTAGACCAGGCCGATTTCCAGGGTACCCAGCAAGGCAAAGAAAGACATCCATATTCTCCTTGTCTTTGTATTTCTGTAGGGCTGAGCAGGAACCCGCCAGCGGCATGGCTCCTGCTATCAGATCGTCCCTGCGGTTAGTTGGCGACGGACGTCGCACGTGTCAGCACGGATTCCGGGAAGGTGAACCCGAGCTTTTTCGCTGCTTTCTGGTTCAGGGCCAGGTCTGAGCCTTTGGCGACGCGGACCGGCAGATCAGCGACCTTCTTGCCTTTGAGCAGGGCATCCACATACTCCGCGGTCTGGACTCCGACCTGGTAGTAGTCAAAGCCCAGCGCGGCCAGCGCACCGTTTTCGATGTAGGTGGTCGAGGCGCCGACAATTGGCTTATTGGCTTGGTTGGCCGCATTGACCAGGCCGTCAATGGCACTGGCGACGGTGTTATCGGTCGGGGCGTAAATCACATCAGCCTTGGCGGCGACAATCTGCGCGGCAGACTGGACATCGGCACTCTTGAGCGCAGTGCCTTCAACGACTTCCAGCCCTTTGGCGTGGGCGGCTTCACGCAGCAGCTCGACCAGGGCAACCGCATTGGCTTCGCCCGGGTTGAAGACCACCCCGATCCGTTTGGCATCAGGCAGCAGCTCTTTCATCAGATCGACATGCTGGGCGACCGGCGACAGATCGGACAGGCCGGTCACGTTGCGTTGGGGGTGGTTCATATCTTTCACCAGCTTGGCCCCGAGCGGATCGGTGACGGCGGTAAATACCACCGGAATCGAACGGGTGGCGGCAGCCAGCGCTTGCGCGGTTGGCGTGGCAATACCGACCAGCACATCCGGTCGTTCACCGACAAACTGCTTGGCAATCTGGACGGCGATCGCCGGGTTGCCCTGGGCGGTCTGATAAGTAAATTCGAGGTTTTCACCTTCGACATAGCCTTTTTGTTTCAGGCCGTCTAAAAGACCATTGCGCGCAGCATCAAGTGCCGGATGTTCAACAATTTGCGATACCGCCACTTTGGCGACGTCGGCGAGTGCCATGGGCGCGGTCAGGGCCAGGGACGTGGCAACACAGGCGGCAGTAAATAGTTTATTTATCGGATTTTTCTTGAATTCCATCTCACAAGCTCCTTGCCAGGTAATGTAGTACGGCGCGGGGGAATAGCGTGGTTATAAAGTGGGTTCCCTCGGAATATTGTTTTAGCGCAATGTGGAAAGAAAGAACATCTATATTTTAACAAAAATTAAACAAATATCAGGGCGTTTATGCTGCTCAGTGTTTTTGGAGTGAATAATCTGGCTAATGATAAATTGAATTACAGTTCATTTTTCGAACAAACGTTAAAGCCGTGGTTGAATATTCTTATTTGGAATTTGTCGGGTGATCCGGCCCGGCTTTGCTGCCCTTAGTGGGAAACCTGCGGCTTGGCAAGATTTGTTATGCAATGGATGGATTAATCAGCCAGGCTTATCCGGCCAGGGCGATGTGTTGAATGTCAGAATAACCGCAGGTAGGCAGCCTGCGGCCAGATGGACAAGGGTCAGCTTGCCATAGGATTAGCGGGCGGGTTGCGCCGGATAGCATTGGAGCGAGTCATTGCGGCGATGGATCTGGCCCATGGCCGCCATCATTTTGTCCTGATCGACATAAGCCGTCGGCAGCGGCTGCAGGGTGATCT
Above is a window of Photobacterium sp. TY1-4 DNA encoding:
- a CDS encoding ABC transporter substrate-binding protein, with amino-acid sequence MALADVAKVAVSQIVEHPALDAARNGLLDGLKQKGYVEGENLEFTYQTAQGNPAIAVQIAKQFVGERPDVLVGIATPTAQALAAATRSIPVVFTAVTDPLGAKLVKDMNHPQRNVTGLSDLSPVAQHVDLMKELLPDAKRIGVVFNPGEANAVALVELLREAAHAKGLEVVEGTALKSADVQSAAQIVAAKADVIYAPTDNTVASAIDGLVNAANQANKPIVGASTTYIENGALAALGFDYYQVGVQTAEYVDALLKGKKVADLPVRVAKGSDLALNQKAAKKLGFTFPESVLTRATSVAN